Below is a genomic region from Culicoides brevitarsis isolate CSIRO-B50_1 chromosome 2, AGI_CSIRO_Cbre_v1, whole genome shotgun sequence.
AAAAGTGtttataaatgtaattttaccAATCTTGACGCAATCACAAATGTTTACGACTGGTATTTCGAAAGATAATTTGAAATGAAACTAGgattgtccaaaattttttgaaaacgaaATTGGGGTCAGAAGTTTTTAAATAGGAATTTGTATTTcggtaaaaaaagaattactaaaattagattttattatttaaaacaattgatTCACAATCTCACAATTGGAGTCATTTGGTTCACaattggttcaaaattttagaggTTTAATGTTTAGGATACTATTTATTTACTGATATATGTATATACTAATATGTACATGTTTACTAATTCAAAGCCATGTTATAAACAGGTGTAGtaacttaaaaatcaatatgacAATGAAACATTGCATGAACATGCACAGCACAATGTTGTTCGAAAATAAAAGGTCTTATCGCTActgtttcatgtaaaaatatttttttcatgtgtgacttatgaataataaaaaagtttagtcCCACGCATCGAGTATaatattgtattattttttggtacCATTGACACTTGTAGTTTGTTCTCTCCATAATTCTAATGCTTTCAGTATGCAATGTATTTCTTtccatgataaaataaatatagttaaaatattaatttgcattcttaagtaaaaaaatataacgaaattcagtttcattgaaaatttctattgATATTTTACGGATTCCATCAGCTTACCTACCTCAACACATTTGTGACGTAAATTTTCCGTATGGCATGTGCTTTGGGTTTTTGTTCacgttctaaaataaaatgttctacacgcaaaaaaaggaaaataaactTTCCACCCACACACAAAAGTTGTACCTTACCGTGTTGCGATGGTGCATGTATATTCAAAGAAACACGCTTCCACCAACACCAACTGCATTTACCAAAGTATAATATTTGACCCATTCCTAAAACTACGCATGCGTTCAGAAAAATACCGAAGCGAAAAGCACAAGCTACTACCAATACTACATTCGTacatattcattcatttacatGGCACGAAACACACAAATTACttcttaataaaactttttccgCAGTACTTTCGGGTTAGTATTCGTGTGAAGCTTCATTTATAAAGTTCAACTTACTCAGATTCCTTGGTTCAATAAAATACTTGTTGtgcaaaaaaagttcaattagaAAGCCCGTCTGTAAAATTACCTATTTGTACGGAAGAATTTCCAAATTAACTTGTTTCTGCTtaagtataaaattatattaaaaaaataaaacacatttatgtaagaaatttattactcaaacaataaaataaaagtgattgtgaaagaaaaagtaaattttccgTGAAACAGGTAAGAATTTGCTACAAATATATCTTTTTGAACCTTTTCTGTTTTtactattaaaatataaagaaatttaatacattCACGCGTGTCCAAACAAACTCATAACAATTCCctccattttaaataattattaggtACATATTTctacaattcaaaatttctgaatattttctatttttaattgattacaCAAACTTGAGTATGTATAAcagcttttaacattttttcattaaacattataaaacaataaattatggaGGTTTAAGATTGCAAAGATTTatacaaacatttattttaggttttgaaacattttaaaagtttaaagaaaataaaatttattgaccttgaaaacttttacagagaacaataattttttaattcaaaactatTGAAATGAAACTTAATTCTTTTGAGTTTATGTACTCGTAGTGAAATAATGCAAGTTCGCAGttcatctttaaaaaaatgagtgagtttaaaaaatcatgtacaaaaaagtaaagtaaaattttatagttaaatcttaatttatgaATGTACGAAGTCCATTGGGGTCATTcgtttagttttattaaaaaacgcgCAATATCAATGGGTGTGGAAAATGATTAATATATGGTCTTTTACTGaatctttttcttttactGAAATTAACATTTGTTacttcattaataataatttaaaagtagaCGAAACAAATCCCAACCATTGTCCAAAATGTTCCTTCAAAAACGATTGTAGTAGCTGCGGCTAGGACCttcataaatgtttatttgtaaatatgtATTGATTGTATGAAAAGTTCCGACAAATAAAGTTAGGTtatgtttttatgtttaaaagtaAATGATAATGCATCTCTGAAATGTTCACAACAAACTCTGTGAGAATAGAAaatgttcttttaatttaactaatgtGTTTTGCTTTGCGTTTTgtggaacaaaaatattattcttttttttttaatttctcatagaaaactttttgaattgttgCATCCTTGTCTATgatattgttatttaattattgttttgaattggtttttattttcaaaataaagttttcaCTTAcactttttacactttttttgattgtttatttaaattattctttaaattaattaaaaatttaaattaaaataaattaatatttttgaaattttttgtttgaaaagtaACCCAATTTTCTGTTTACgttaaaatcatacaaaaatcaCAAGAAATTCGCGTTAACAAGATgttttatatacatatatatgtatgaaaaatttttataagtcacgtttttttttaatttttattttaagggaatttatttaaatgttttccacttttgagttcaaattgaaaataatataaagtaaaattaattaacgttAAAAATCAACGTTTCAagtctaaaaacgttaaaaaattaaaaacaaaaattcaaaaatatattttttttatttcccccctCTCTCATAAAAATCCTCattggacaaaaaatgaaaatattaaatttattcgccttagtattaaagatttaaatgaatatttttaaatataatttcagaaaaatataaaataatgagatCTTCAATAATCTGGATAACCGTTCTTGCAACAACTATTCCACTATTTATATCAGAAACTGACGCATGGGGTGGAGTATTTAATaggtaacttaatttttataaattttgttatagtgtcaaaggtttaaaaatataaatacatatacataatttttgattttcactgtcatataataaaaaaaaatgtttatcattTTACAAAGCTATTGTAGATTACTATTGTAGACTTAATAAAAtcgaaacaagcaaaaaaaataaagtgtaaatctacgaaaataaataaaagctctagaataacaaaaatttgtttacgaTATATATGATGGTGAACGTCGACCAGAATAGTTCGAAAAGTTTTTGCTtggttctaattttttgaattatcttCACACACACTCTGAATTACTAAGCaaagatttataattttttaggttttcgcCAGAAATGCTGTCAAACTTAGGATATGGAGCACATGGAAGTGCATATCGTCAACCTTTTTTTCaggtatttaaaatatttctcaatatGTATCACTAATTTAACTATTTACTTCACATAATGTATATGTTTAGGATGAAAACTACTTAGAAGACGAACAAACCAGTGACGATGAATGCTATGGCAGACGTTGCGTTGCCAATGAGCATTGTTGTCCAGGTACTGTATGTGTGAATGTTGATGGAATTATTGGAAATTGTCTATTTGCATACGGACGAAAGTTGGGTGAATTGTGCAGACGTGATGCTGATTGTGAAAGCGGATTAGTATGTGATGTTGCGGCTTCTAGTGGAGCATCTGTATGTCGCGCTCCGATGGTTTTGGCTAAACAGTATGCTGAAGACTGTCATACATCGACAGATTGTGATATTACACGAGGTTTATGCTGTCAATTACAAAGAAGACACCGACAACAACCACGAAAAGTTTGCTCTTATTTCAAAGATCCACTAGTTTGTATTGGTACTGTTGCTGCTGATCAAGTAAGTTCAAATGGTcatatttatacatttttttgcatgccAATAAGGcagttccatttttttttccgaagttttgtttttataaagtcgttcaaaaatccaaaaactaATCAagagtttcttaaaaaattctaaaaaagaaaacatcaaaataatGGTATTTTTGCGaaagtttcaacttttgtttttaattttattgacttttcaaAGGTGGTAAGAGacaaaaacttcgaaaaaattggagcggcccaaatcacttttgttttgcagaattttttaaataattcaaattaaatatatttctgtATTGTAGGTGAAAAACGACATTGAACACACAGCTGGTGAGAAACGCATCGCATCATACCGACATGGTATGAATACAATATAAGAAGTAGAAAAATAAAGGCTCTAAATTCTACACTCActgaaattgttaaattattttctagatTATATTTAAAACGTATTTATTTGGTAGCTTATAcgataaaaagtttgaatctTTTTCgagttattttacaaaatataacaCAAATATACGATGTATGAAACTAAATAAaacatatcaaaaatttaacaaaaataaaaaaaaaaacatatcaaTCGATGTCCTTTTAAAACATATATGATTCTAgagaaaagtttataaaacgaatatgaaaaacattattatttatacttaaatatttttaataaactaattatatatttttttagttttaataagttataaaaaatgacatttgaaTCAATAAATCTCTTTCTAATACGACATATTTggcaaaatattgaaagcaTTGAGCCTAAAGAGTcaaattgttttattgttgaatttaGAAGTAATTTAAGTATTCCATTTTGAATAAGACTACACAACCGAAACATATCAAATGTAATTGTGAATTAAGCTACTGAAAACATATCTTATAGCGTAAgcatattataatataaatactAAGTAAAAGAGAtatataatattgaaaaatatattactgGCTGAggcataaattaaataaaatatatattacattatcaaaaaaaaaacaaatttcaattgcttagtgataaaaatgagaaatcaaTATATAAtgtaaatcgaaaaataaagactatcataaaaaatctaaaaacttataaatgtacattaattttttttattatattttacttgacaattatgttaaaaactcTAAAGTttgttttagattaaaaaaaaaactgaaatctttaaaaaattttgttaaataaaaaatgtagaaattaAATCATACCTACAAATATGtacatattatttattatgaaatactCAAGAAAGGACTAtcgttttcttataaaattacgGTATATGACATATatgttgaattaattaaaataaaaatgaaataattatttcaatacaCAAAATGAAAACGTTGATCatctttataaataatacctatgtaaattaaatattaacatgACATAAAGATTATATATGAAAGAATGTTATAAAATCTCTAGATGTTGCTATATGACTAATTAAGCCCGAAAAGTGGAAAAACTTACAATGATCAGATGGAATTATATATTCgtatagttaaaaaataaaggtgAAAATAAAGAGACGAAACTTATCATGTTTTGATGCATGAATCctctatttgattttaatcctTTCTATATAGCTGACATAATCCCTTTCCTCTGGGCtgtgtgaaattttataaatacttCTCTTTACAATtctttgaaaacttaaattaatgaaataaaaggtaaagtattttaatgaaacacaTTATTCACAACTaattaagtatatttttttcattgattcttacaataaaattcctttagaatttttgatcaatttaaataacaattttttttttatactttgatAACACCAATGTGCTTTCACATAAATTTCCTTataatataaacttttttttttcgaatgttaTTCATGAATTTCGTGCAAAACTATATCAAAGCATGTGCAAAAATATCTTAACACTATCCATGTATTGTTTATGTATATGACGAagacaatattttataatttgaaaaatttgttgaaacacAAATGAAAGATTGTACATAATAGTaaagatattattttatttaaatacaaatatttaactaaaagatcccacaattatttgtaaataatctttatttatcttttataaATACAGATCGGtcacaaaaggaaaaataaaataaaaataaattaaaacaaaaatccaaattaTCAACTAACTGAATGACGTCAAAAAATTGCCATTCATTTTTCTAATAACTAATGCAcctaatttaacaatttagaaaatcttaatattcgctttttatattttcccaCAACgttgaatgatatttttattttccacaatttttagGTTTGTCATTTGAGTTAtgttattatgttattttacGTCTCTAAAATATATGTATTGTTTAATCGTTCTATGTAAATGCCTTCGTCATGTTACGCGTTTGTTTAAGTTTccttattttgtgaaaatggaATAATTAATTGTATCTTTCTGGCAATACATATGAAATATCGTCCCATGGATGACGATATAATCCTTGTTTCAAACGTTTTTGATCCATATAGTGACCGATGAAGCCAATGCTACGCCCAAGAACAAACAGAGAGTTGATTGCGCCAATGTTAATATATTCTTGAGCTTCctcactaaattaaaaaaaaaaaatatatatatgaatGCATTATTTTAACGATTACATAATATTTACATGCTTATTACCTTGTAAAAGATCCACAATTTCTTAACATATCAACAAATGATGTGGCAATAACTCCATCAACATTTAGAATCAAATTAGGTTTTTTGCTGGTCGTAATTTTCTCTACTTCTAGAGCGTAATCTAGTAAAGGATGTGCagggaaattttcaattacaaATTCTTTGATTATTTGTACACGAATATCGGGATTATTGATTGACTTGATACGATGACCTATACCCATGATAAGTTGACcctaaaaatgcatttgagGTAATGAtatgcttttttttacttttttaaatttatacctTTTTTCTCATTGCATTTACAAACTCCATTGGATGTAAATTAGAATCATAAGCTTCAGAAAACTGTTTCGCAGCCCCATCTAAAGCACCACCGAATCTATCTCCAATAGTTAAAAGACCTGAAACCAAGGAAGAAACCAAATCCTTGCCAGCGCGTGCACATACTATAGTATTATGGGCACCCGATACTGCAGGACCATGATCAGCAGTGACCATTAAAcacatttcgaaaaatttgcaaaCATAAGCCGGTAAATTTCTAAATGAatggataataaaaaatatgtatttataatATGTATTCCTGTTTTGAAGTAATAACTTACTTTTGGAACCACAATAAAGAGATAACACTTCCGATGccttgatttttgtttaaaacatCACTGATGGGAACCCCTGCATACAAGAGCTCTTGTCCACGTTCATCGCAGATAGAAGTCATGAAGCTGGCAGGCTTACGGATCAATCCCAATTCCtacgaagaaatttaaattttatctttgaaatacaaagcttttttttagcGAGCTTACTCTTGCCCACGAATAATCCATTGGGACGGTAGGTGGTGGGACTTCCGGAGCGGGAACAATAACTCCACTGTTTACCAAGTCGCCATAAACCTTTCCAATCAAATCTCCAAGAGTATCAAATGAGTTGGGAACGTATGCTCCTGCTTCAGCTAAGGCCTTATTTTTAGCAACAGCAGTTTCTACATCAGAGTTAGCACATGAACCAGCATGGCCAAATTGCACTTCAGAGTTAAACATGCCTGCACAGGTACCAATACACCAGGCAACCAAAGGTTTTGTGATTCGACCGTCTTTAAGGGCAGCACATACATCATATTCCTCAACACCACCAACTTCACCAAGCAAGACGATCATTTTTGCCTCCGGATCGTTTTGGTATCTTAATATGTGATCCATAAAAACAGTTCCAGGATAACGATCACCTCCTATAGCTACTCCTTCAAATACACCATCTGTAGTGTTGGCGATGATGTTGTTCAATTCATTGGACATACCACCAGAACGTGAAACATAAGCAACACTGAAATATATTTAGAattagaaacatttttaatattattatgcaTTTATGCACTTTACCTTCCAGGACGGTATAATTTTGAATGCAAAATATTATCCAACATACCACCTGTATTTCCAATTTTGAAGCAACCAGGTTTGACACCGCCAACCGTAGCTGGGCCAATGATAGAGACTCCCTTTGTACGTGCAGCGACATTTAACTTTCGTGTTAAGTTTTCGGGAATACCTTCTGCAATGATTGCTATTGTGCGTATTTGGGGATATTCAAGAACTTCCATGCTACTTTCATAAGCCGAACGTAGAGAtgcaaaattaactaaaacatCGGCATCTTTGTTCTTTGAAATAGCATCTGACATTTTAGGGAAGACTGGGATCAAAATTTCCTTATGACCCCAGTAAAATTTCTGTTTATGAAAACCAGTGAATGGGTAGACCATCGCAACGACTGATGGTTCCTCACGGCGacaaataaaatcaaagtCAAGCATTGATTGAACAGCTCGAGTTTGCATGCCCCAAACTATGGCTTTGGTACAGTTGGTGAACATTTGCTTGTATGATTCCGAACCAACTTCAAGTTTAGAAGGTGACCTGACACAATTATTTGGAGTTTGAcctattatttcattaaaaaaaaataaagaaattattagatacaaaaaataagatacatttaaaaaaactaaaggtaaaaaaaaactacaaacataataaaattagacACTTACTACTTAAATTACCACTTAAATTGCTCATTGATGATGTTGGTGAATTTAATACTAAGTTTAATAAAGCTGAtacaaaataacaagaaacaACAGGCACAAGATCAACATTACGTTACAATTACggcaaacaaattattttatgatatttgatGTGGATATTGTGTGTTTATGTGTGCATGTGAACCATTCATTGAAGATAAGGCaggatttatttcaaaattaaaataaaatgcattaattAGGATAAATGTaataccaaaaataattttaagcaacTACCAAAAGTCATGCATTGTGATAAAACAAACATCATGCTAAAAAAGATTCattactttaatatttataacgtATTTCAGTtgccattttatttattggtttttaaactgaaatacattaaaaaatacgaataaaaatttactaattttttagcatgcttttgatcagttttttttgacttgtCTTTACCTGCTGCACCGTCCATCTGACTAGCTCCtgactttttcttttcatccTCTTGATCCTGCTGACCGCTgggcaaaagaaaatttgctgTCGCAAAGTGCACATTAGCAGCATGAGGAATTGGTTTTTTCCCTAAGGCCATGCCGCAAATGGCAGTCATATGTGTTTCAGgtccaaaaacaaataatggaATTCCTAAGCTTCCACCTATTTCTCGCATTTTACGTAAGCCTTCTTGGTAGTTCGGGCCTGCACGACGAACGAAAATCGAAATGTTGTGTTCAATCATACGTGTTTGGAACTCGCGCAAAGCCGTAATAATGCCACTGAAAGTAGCGGCAACATTTGTAAAGTTTGCAATTCCACCACCAATTATCAACACTTTGCCCTCTGGGTGCTTTTGCTTTGTCATGAGactcaaaattgtttttgcatATTCATATGTTTGTTGTTCAGAGGGTGCCCCGCTATATTCACCATAGTTTGCTAGCTCACTAGCACCACCATAATCACAAATCGTATCGGAATATATTACACTGGCACCACCTCCAGCTACCATTGTCCAAATGCGTCCTTCCTTAtttaaaatggtcaattttagAGAAGCACCACTCTTTGCATCAAGATCTGCTATGTAGGCTTCTTCAGGATAAGCGTCCCGCCCAAACGGAGGTGGATAATCAATTTCACCCCATTTAGATCGGCAGATAAAATCAGCGGTCGCATCCAATTTGGCAGCTAAATCGAGGATATAAATACTGTCATCGGTCACTACCAACGGGTTAATCTCTAAATATGTGAAGTACATGTCAACATATAGCTTGTAAAGGGCATCCACAAAATTAGCAATGCGtctagaaaaataaatgaatgctTTTGATTTAGAATTGAATTGATATATTTGAATcaacatacttttttttcttgtcattaACCTCTCCCAGTAAAACGCTTGTTATTTGATCTACGCTGACGTTTTGTCCAACAGGAACCTCAAGCTTAACGGCCTTCGCGTCTACATCTCCGATGTCAACGCCACCTTGgtggtaaaataaaattgtatccGCTGTTCGGTGAGAATAAATACAAACATATGCTTCTTCGTCGTCCTTATGGGGAACAAAGGGCTCAATAATGAAGTTTCTAAGCTTTCCTACAGTACTTCCAATTTTCTGATCTTTGTTCATGCGGGCATTCACCCACTCTTTCACTTCAGCAAAGGTTTTGTTTACAGCAATGAGCCCAAGTTTGCCTCGACGTTTAATCAACTGATCAGGCTTTACCACAAGTTTCTAAAAAGACAACGTGTTAAAATAGATAATATTAACAATAAGTTAATAAGATTTTCTCACGGTCTCTTCTAGCCATGGATTATCAATCACTAACTGTCCCCATTGTGTGTTTTCATTCACAGATGCAAATCTACATTTAGCAGCACCTGAAGTTCCGTCCAACAAGCGATTCAATAAATCTTTTCCACTTGCTTCTCTAATAGCTTTAGCCgacatttttctctaaatgtttgtctaaaaatataagaaaaaaagtaaaacatttAGTATTAAGTTAGTACGAATTTTTTGCATTCGACACTTAAGTTCGAA
It encodes:
- the LOC134831750 gene encoding ATP-citrate synthase isoform X1, producing the protein MSAKAIREASGKDLLNRLLDGTSGAAKCRFASVNENTQWGQLVIDNPWLEETKLVVKPDQLIKRRGKLGLIAVNKTFAEVKEWVNARMNKDQKIGSTVGKLRNFIIEPFVPHKDDEEAYVCIYSHRTADTILFYHQGGVDIGDVDAKAVKLEVPVGQNVSVDQITSVLLGEVNDKKKKRIANFVDALYKLYVDMYFTYLEINPLVVTDDSIYILDLAAKLDATADFICRSKWGEIDYPPPFGRDAYPEEAYIADLDAKSGASLKLTILNKEGRIWTMVAGGGASVIYSDTICDYGGASELANYGEYSGAPSEQQTYEYAKTILSLMTKQKHPEGKVLIIGGGIANFTNVAATFSGIITALREFQTRMIEHNISIFVRRAGPNYQEGLRKMREIGGSLGIPLFVFGPETHMTAICGMALGKKPIPHAANVHFATANFLLPSGQQDQEDEKKKSGASQMDGAAALLNLVLNSPTSSMSNLSGNLSSQTPNNCVRSPSKLEVGSESYKQMFTNCTKAIVWGMQTRAVQSMLDFDFICRREEPSVVAMVYPFTGFHKQKFYWGHKEILIPVFPKMSDAISKNKDADVLVNFASLRSAYESSMEVLEYPQIRTIAIIAEGIPENLTRKLNVAARTKGVSIIGPATVGGVKPGCFKIGNTGGMLDNILHSKLYRPGSVAYVSRSGGMSNELNNIIANTTDGVFEGVAIGGDRYPGTVFMDHILRYQNDPEAKMIVLLGEVGGVEEYDVCAALKDGRITKPLVAWCIGTCAGMFNSEVQFGHAGSCANSDVETAVAKNKALAEAGAYVPNSFDTLGDLIGKVYGDLVNSGVIVPAPEVPPPTVPMDYSWARELGLIRKPASFMTSICDERGQELLYAGVPISDVLNKNQGIGSVISLLWFQKNLPAYVCKFFEMCLMVTADHGPAVSGAHNTIVCARAGKDLVSSLVSGLLTIGDRFGGALDGAAKQFSEAYDSNLHPMEFVNAMRKKGQLIMGIGHRIKSINNPDIRVQIIKEFVIENFPAHPLLDYALEVEKITTSKKPNLILNVDGVIATSFVDMLRNCGSFTSEEAQEYINIGAINSLFVLGRSIGFIGHYMDQKRLKQGLYRHPWDDISYVLPERYN
- the LOC134831225 gene encoding prohormone-3, which produces MRSSIIWITVLATTIPLFISETDAWGGVFNRFSPEMLSNLGYGAHGSAYRQPFFQDENYLEDEQTSDDECYGRRCVANEHCCPGTVCVNVDGIIGNCLFAYGRKLGELCRRDADCESGLVCDVAASSGASVCRAPMVLAKQYAEDCHTSTDCDITRGLCCQLQRRHRQQPRKVCSYFKDPLVCIGTVAADQVKNDIEHTAGEKRIASYRHGMNTI
- the LOC134831750 gene encoding ATP-citrate synthase isoform X2, with the translated sequence MSAKAIREASGKDLLNRLLDGTSGAAKCRFASVNENTQWGQLVIDNPWLEETKLVVKPDQLIKRRGKLGLIAVNKTFAEVKEWVNARMNKDQKIGSTVGKLRNFIIEPFVPHKDDEEAYVCIYSHRTADTILFYHQGGVDIGDVDAKAVKLEVPVGQNVSVDQITSVLLGEVNDKKKKRIANFVDALYKLYVDMYFTYLEINPLVVTDDSIYILDLAAKLDATADFICRSKWGEIDYPPPFGRDAYPEEAYIADLDAKSGASLKLTILNKEGRIWTMVAGGGASVIYSDTICDYGGASELANYGEYSGAPSEQQTYEYAKTILSLMTKQKHPEGKVLIIGGGIANFTNVAATFSGIITALREFQTRMIEHNISIFVRRAGPNYQEGLRKMREIGGSLGIPLFVFGPETHMTAICGMALGKKPIPHAANVHFATANFLLPSGQQDQEDEKKKSGASQMDGAAGQTPNNCVRSPSKLEVGSESYKQMFTNCTKAIVWGMQTRAVQSMLDFDFICRREEPSVVAMVYPFTGFHKQKFYWGHKEILIPVFPKMSDAISKNKDADVLVNFASLRSAYESSMEVLEYPQIRTIAIIAEGIPENLTRKLNVAARTKGVSIIGPATVGGVKPGCFKIGNTGGMLDNILHSKLYRPGSVAYVSRSGGMSNELNNIIANTTDGVFEGVAIGGDRYPGTVFMDHILRYQNDPEAKMIVLLGEVGGVEEYDVCAALKDGRITKPLVAWCIGTCAGMFNSEVQFGHAGSCANSDVETAVAKNKALAEAGAYVPNSFDTLGDLIGKVYGDLVNSGVIVPAPEVPPPTVPMDYSWARELGLIRKPASFMTSICDERGQELLYAGVPISDVLNKNQGIGSVISLLWFQKNLPAYVCKFFEMCLMVTADHGPAVSGAHNTIVCARAGKDLVSSLVSGLLTIGDRFGGALDGAAKQFSEAYDSNLHPMEFVNAMRKKGQLIMGIGHRIKSINNPDIRVQIIKEFVIENFPAHPLLDYALEVEKITTSKKPNLILNVDGVIATSFVDMLRNCGSFTSEEAQEYINIGAINSLFVLGRSIGFIGHYMDQKRLKQGLYRHPWDDISYVLPERYN